gaacatagcatatctccaaatgcaagtaaactctgttgtagattgtcatatcagtaaaacccagtgttctgataaatcgaggaatcctttattcacgtagtcatgtttactttccactgtgttgacaacacaataaacatgatcaagtatgtgaaaggggtttggatgaatttataaatcaaatagacaaacaattgattaagtaaACCAAAACagacacaaatgaatgaaaaatacttttgttactttattgatattgaataatctggattacattgaaatagagttttatttagggcataaaacccaataagcTCCTGCACAGGGAATCTTGTGCGTACAACCAAGAATCTTGGTTGTTGTTGGTAATACATTACTAATTATTGTAAAGATTGTATTAAATTCCTAATTGTGAACTGAAGATTGTAATAAGAATCTTTTGGATTTAGTGGACATTATTACCTTGGTTCGGgaaacccaagcactagtcgaCTGAGATTTATTCTCAGTGCAGACGAAGCTTGTAAGTCATCGTGTTCTTTACAGCTTACTCTTCAATCTGATTCTTGAATGTTTAAGTTAAAATTAATCAATCTAATCTTGAACAACTCGGTAACTTGAATCATGAAATCCGGATAAGTTGTTCTTTCAGGgccaccatgtcccaccaaactaGGGTATCTTCCTGGAATCGGAATGTGGCACAAGCCACTTTCTCGTTGCCgatgacacccataaagttcaagatttgTGTAATAACCATCAGCCACTGCTCGACATTAATCACGTTGGAACCTCCCAAAAAGACTAGAGGTGCCTGCTTGTGGAACCTTTTGTACAGTGGTTCCATCCGATTCAATGCAGAAATCGGCCCTACGTGCATAGTGTTGGGTttcgtgccctaaataaaactcatttcaaaataatcagatttactaattaataaagatcaaaaattgttttatgttgcatggttcacatgatttatttcatgattatatttaatgtataaattctattaagtctagaacatatggaCGTTTTGCTTAACTCTAAGAAGGTATTCATTCAATGAAAGATTACCTTTCTTGAGATTCTGGAGCCTATTCTAAACTCTTATTTTTTTGCAAAAACCTTAAGAGTGAACTACTTTTGAAGTATGTGCCAAATCTGACCAAGGGTTTTACAACCTACCTTGTGAGTTAAAAGACTCTCAGACATGGAAGACAGAAGTCATGAGACAAGTAGTTGGTCTTGAACATGCCAATCAATGAAGGTCGTATTTAATGTGGTCAAAGCTTGATCCCCGCTTGAGAGAAATTTAGGCGGTGGAGCTAAACCCTGAATGATTTTGCTGTATCTTTATTCTTTGCTTTCATCATTGCCAATGCACCGGAGGTGTGACTTTCAGTGACAACATTCACCATTAACAGTGGGaatagctctgataccatattgaaTTTCTTAGACATTTTAGCTAAGAaggaataaaataaaagagaggaaaagacaaaattaaagaagaaggttGAAAAAAATTTCCTTATTATTGATTAAGCTAAAAacaattgaatatatataaaagacAGGTGAAGCATGAAATGAGGTTCAAGTAACAGAATCTCACGTAACAAACTAATTAAAATGCTAAATAACAACTATTTAAAAAGCTAATAAATTTCTAACTAATTAACTACTTTAGCATATTTatgaataatatattttatatttttaacacatgatatatattttatatattttgtgctTTTAGCTCATGATATATTTATTGGGACCGGATTTCGTCCCGTTACTTTACGGACACAGATTTCAATCTGTGATGTACTGTAACCGTCGGATGGGTAGTTAATTTGATCCAACGGTTGGGGTTCATGTAGGGGTTCATGTAGGGGTAGTTAGGTTTTAAAAAATGGGCACCggttactttttttaaaatttaaatttattaaaaatggaAAAGTGAAAAGTGACATCCATCCATCAATCAAGTCTAATCAACCGTCGTACTCCTCCACTCCTCCTCTTTTTCactttcattttcttttatttttcaatttgtcATTCGTTTTTCCATTTTCGTCTCTGCTAGGGCAAAGTTCTTCCTcttccattttctttttcattttctattttttttttccattttctatTTTCGTTTGAGGTAGTAAAACCCATATTGTACATTGTGGTGACTGTGGTGTACATTACTCGAAGTGCCATTGTTGGAGTTGTTAGAGGGGGGTGTCGACAGTGGGTTATACATTACTCCGTTCTACTTTACATACACTTTCTTAttcacagaaaaaaaaatatatttttgaagggAATGTGGTGTTTTTCCATTTTCGTGTACTTAATAGTTCCATTTTGTCTCAGTTGTGGAGGGTGAGGTGGTGAAGGGAGTTTGCATATCTTTGTCGAGGTATTtctttgtctctctctctctctctatctctctgtCTCTGGTTCTGTGTTTAAGGGAGTTTGCATTTCTTTCTCTGTGTCCCCCCGTGCATGTGTTGTGGTTCTTAGTGTGGAATGTACTGTAATGtgttatgagttttttgttttagttttttatgaATATGTGATTTGGTATTTTGATTGAGTTTGTTGCAATAAAGAGTTGcatttttgaaattgaattgGTTGCATTGTACTATAATTTaggggttttgatttgggtatTTTGATTTATGTATTTTTGGAATGTGTTAGTTGATTTTGTTGGATTTTGAATATTTGGGGATTGGATAAATGGAGATTTTTTGAGCaatatgacaaaaaaataatgCATGAGTTCTATAATATTAGGTTAGATGGTCTTTTAGTGATCTTATGATTGTGGAAATGATTTGGCTTTATTTAGTGTTTTTGGGATAAAATATGAAATCATCAAGTATTGGTAAGTATGGTACCGATTTTAGAGGCACTATACTCATTGCAATGATAACTTTATTGATAACGAGCACAATGTCATACAATTTAAATATCGTAATAGAAGTAGGAGATTAATCGAAATAGGAGATCTTATCAAACCAAACAAGTTGTATCAAACGAAACAAGTTGTGTATTGaactaaaaacttaacacacatAAATTAGGAATACTATTAAAAATTCGGATAAAATTAactgaaaaaaatatatgtttaaaatttttgcaACCCCATCAAAGCTTAATGTGCATACTTGAGGGTATTGTAATCCAGTTCTTAGTCTTACAAATTAAATCTAAGACAGTTCCttgtcaattattttttttcttttttcatgagTGTACAGATCAAACTCCTAAACACCAATTATTGACCTTCACATTGCCTATAAACACAAATTTTGTATAATCTTTTGGGCCATACAAAAATCCTTAGTAAATGCTTGTCCTTTTTCAATTAcaaattttgtataatcatttggCCATACAAGAAACTATATTTTACAGCTTGTAAGAAAGATGTGATTCGAATTCAGTTTAGTGGCTTGAGAGGATCAAATTCTAGGTTGCTACTTGtatttataaaacaaaatactttgaCAACTTTCTTTCTTAGATCTTTGTAGAGAATGGGGAAGTTTTCTGTACTAATTatgcttcttcttttttctgtTCCTTTACTGCATTTTGCATAAGTTTGGTACTGTACTTTGTTGGTGTTTTGTGTCCACGGATTTCCTCCACCATGAGTGAGAGGTCTGAATATATTTGGGAGGAGGTCACCCGTGGACATGTGAACCTTTTTGTctcttttccaaaaaataaaaaattattgtaatctTTTTGACCATTGGCAAGCTTCATGCTTAATTGAGGCCCTAAGAACCTCAACATCTAGAGTTCCAAGATTTAATTGAGAAggtcaataattttttctaagttttatgtTACATATGTTGGCATCATTGTATGTTAAAAATGAATACTGTATAACTGACTTTGCTGTGATGTTATTGTAATAGTATATTATGTAAGGAAAATATGCTTACTTGTTGCAAAGGGAGACTAACAAGTTACAGAATCCATTATTTAGGCATATTGGTATATTGTACTTAACAGTTTCCATATAGTATATTTAACAAATAGACTATAGTACATATAATGAAATTATGTTATATAGCAAGAGATGCTTACCTGTTATTGTATACATATAGGAAATTAAGTGTCGGGATGTCATGAATACACTGAAATGTTAGACGATTGCAATGAATTATTCAAAGTCTTTGTCTTCCAACATTCATTGTTTTGAATGTTTgttaatttaagttattttgtctTGTGTAATAGGTTTATAAAATGGTATATAAATGGAAGAGGGGGGCTGCTACAGACAAAAAGGATGCAGCAGAGATAAAGAAGAAGGATCCGAAGGAAGCTTGGGCGAAGTACTAGTGAGTTATTTGTGGCAGTTATTTTAGTggtaatattttttggttttgaaaataatatttgtaaTTCCATTCCTTTATTTAATTGATGCAGCCAAGCCAATTTCTATGCTTATGCTGATGCACACAAAGAAAAATCTAAAGAAGATGTGAGTGACTTGGACTGTGTTAtggatcttttatttttttttttatcttttatttagcGTACTTTACTTAATAATCGAGAGTCTTAATATTGCAGGTGCTTCGTAGTTTTAAGGAGCAATTCAAGCTTCTTAGCGAGGAAGAGATTGACAATTGGGCTTCATACGAAGTCGAGGCTTCCCCCTCCAAGGTTTGTGGTAGAGGGAAAGGGAAGAAGGTGAAGGAGACATTATCTGCTGAGCCAGGGATTGACAACAACGAAGGTGTGGGGGACGTTCAAGTTTCTGGCCGTTGCTCCTTCGAGCGTTTGGGGAGAATAGTCCCACTGCTCAACGAGGCTCAAAAAGAAATGGTGAGAAATGCCGGTTTCTCAATATTTTTAAGGGAGGATGCCCCGTACATAGACGCTAAGATAGTTAGTTGGCTGATCGATCACGTGGATCCAACCACTTCTCGGCTGGAGATATTTGGAAGAACGATCCAACTATCCTCCAAGCTGTTTGAGGATGTCATGGGAATCCAGGATGGCGGAGAACCCCTGGCAACCGAAAGTGAGCGTGACCTGGTTGAGTTTGACCTCCTCTTTAAGGCCAAGGACTATAGGTATTCCCTGACTTTGCTGGAGAATGAGCTCAAGGAAACCAGCGACAGTGACTACCTATTTCTCATTAAGTTTTTCCTTGTCTGTATTGGAATTGTGTTGCTGCCGAAGAATGGTACCGAGGTCAGCACTAGCTACATGCATTCTTTAGTTGACACAAGGTCAATTAAGAAGAATAATTGGGCGACTGGCGGGTTTCGATATCTAATGAGCTCTCTACACCGGTACATGACGAAGAACACCAAAAATGTCTCCGGTTGCACGATATTTTTACAGGTAAGTTTTCGAATTATTGTGATGGTAGTAATTTTATTCTCTCGTGTACTGCTGTGGTAATATATGTATGCACTTTTGTTTGGTGGCAGCTTGTATATTTGACACACGTTGACTGGACTGCTAGTCACGTGGACCGCACTATGGCTCCAATTGACTTTTGGACCACAAAACAGTGCAAGTCAGTGTACAAGTGGATTCGAGACCACGGTGGTCACACAAGTGGAAAGGTACATTTAGTACTTCAATTTTCTAATgcgttagaattttatttgggAGATATGCTAACTAGTTTTTTTGGTGTACTAAGCAGGTGAAATTGACTAACATATATGTGTTACTACCAAGTTTTGAATCCGCTGCAGTTGGGCAACCCACAAATGACGCAATATACAAAGTTGTGTGTGAGTTGAAAGATGAGGTCTTCCGGCTTGATTTGAAGGTGAACAGCGCAAAAGAGCTGTTACTGAAGGTACTCTCCACTTACCTTGGGAAGGGGACTATGAATGAAGTGTTGGAGATACCTGAGACGAGCAAAGTTCAGCGCTCGCTTTCGTTCAACGGGGAGACCGAGAAGAAGGATGACGTGGGTGTCGAGGAAAAGGAAGGTGAAGGGACGAAGGATAAATTGGAAGAGGATGTTGATGATGTAGAGAGTGTCCCTTCACTTAATCTATCAGAAGACAAGGTCGTTGTTCCAACTGAGGTGGTTGTTTCTGATGATTTGTTTGAGGTTATGAACTTTTGGGGAGAAGATCTCCCCGCTATTATAAAAGAGGAAGTTGAGCAGACCGTGAaggatgattttgatgatgCTGCGTTCGAAAGATTCAAAGAATTTGGAGGGAAGGTGATTGGTCCATTCACTGTGAAGAAAGGTTACTCAAATCAACAGTACGAGTTGTTCCGTTACATTTTCTCTAGCGCCAATGATCCGAGGTAATCTCATGTTTCATGATTACTGTGTACGTAGTTGATATTAGTACATTCGTTTCGTTGTTGATTATTTGTTTTGTATTTCAGTGAAGTGCTAGCCCATTTTGGGAAGGTTGAGGTCGAGCAGAGGTTTTTCAAATGCATGAAACCGGAGATCGATATATCAAACAGTGTACGTAGAAGTTCCCATTTGGTTGCTTTGAAATTTGTAgttcattattttagttaatgccATTTACAAATTGTATGAATGACAACATAATAGATATTGTTTGTGTAAATGTCAGGTCATTGATTGCTTTGCTCAAATCATGAATTTTCGAGAGAAGAAGCGCAACAGCATTGGAACAAAGAGAACTTGGTTTATGCCCACCAGAATTTCGGTatgaaatttgatatttaaaagtGGACATGAATCTTTTGTATTTGTGTTGTAAACTTTGTTAAAtctatgtttttatttaaaatgtaatttattATGTGTGCTTATTGTGCAGAGCAAGTTACTTGGAAGAACGATGACTGTGGAGAGGATGGCAAAGCAGCAAGAGTGGTCCACTCTTTATTACGATGCAGATTTGAGTTTATGTCACACTGTAATTTGCATTTTCTTGAAACTTTTGTGTTGAATCAAATGTGTGTAGTTCAATTTTCCGATGACGTTGTTTGTTTTACTTTGTCGCAGATGGTGGTACCCCTATTAGATACCGAGAGTGCTCTGCACTGGTTTGCGGCGAATGTGAGCATGGATAATACAATAGTGGAAATTAGGGACTCGTTGTCTTCTGCAATGCATAAGAGGTCACGTCGGAGCACCTACGTAGAGATGGTATGCACGTGTGTACATGGTTTGCTATTTTATTAGTGCAATTGCAATAATCTCAAGTgtgattgtttaatttttttgcagCTCAAGACTTTGGACCAATTGTTTGCCCCTGTCAAGCCAGGAGACCTGAATTTCAGCGAATTTCTAATTCTTTCTTCAAGCAAGGACTACCCACAACAACAAAATGGCCACGATTGTGGAATGTTTGTAATGAAGTACAAGGAATCACTATTcgagtaaaataaaataatggaagatgttgtcgagtgaatttcgcaacaccaaattatataatatattattagtaacAAGAAGAAATTTACGTGGAAAgacaaatgcgagtattcaacctagagtagcgagtactcgactgggaatgagaaataatcaACGAAAGctggaaaataataataagactgagaattatagtggttcagtcagattatgatctgcttagtccattgtagcaagggattcgtaggtgccatttcatggtggatcacccctttatatacaaagtaggtgtccaatcagatacacaaggatcacattcattgttaatccattatttacatattgaattgcaataattaaacccaagcaacgttaacattaataaatgaatgacagttactaagtccatcaacgtatgcgtcttccgcatctacgagttgactgttcatgttccgttgttgagctcgcagggttaTCATTACGTTTGGAATGTCTacgtccttaggtaatcgcctcttgtagacatcgcatgtcgagctgatagaacctagacatgcgagtctatatcgatttatcaaggctattgtgtcgttgggaccaaatcacatcatagagagttgatctctatactttcgcagaagtatagagaggatactcgcatatgtcctgacacatgcgagttggatccatcCTGCATAATGCGAGTTACAGTTATGCGATCCGACTTTGGtcgtactcgcagtatctcgctggtttcatcctgggcgaggtctaaacttcgaggagtctctcatgcacatttcagctttcattagAAATCTAAATATACGTGTCCtctaaataggagtctggtttcgagtttctaggtgagagaaatctcactataacacatgcccctagtttcgcgatgtgacaggtgcggtcacagagggaaactattgctcgagagacaggtgaaaggttgtcacgaggaggtgaccttttggttgtcccatcgagggtttcaaaaaatgacggctgtaattattactttttattgcatttatggtgccacgtcacaaaactcctcgattttcgtgtaggcgtggccatcgttggccgttggattgggcgaccttaggcattctggttgccacgtgtcgtgatcccaattaataagggatatgggtatttaaaccctttgatacgaatcaaatccTCCATTTTCCCCTCTTGTTCTTAACTTCCTCCTTCCCTCCTTTACAGAGACTTCAAACCCACTTTCATATTTTGCCCAGATTTCTACCGTTCTTTTCTAAAATATcctcaatctcagaagtgatcgagagcaATCACAGGAACAACTTgccaaaactaaaggttagtttcgaGTTTCATTGTATTTTTCGTTTTCTGTGTTTGAGAAAGAATGCTTTTTTCTAGGTTTTGGTATTTCGAGACTTTTTAGGAATGCATGCTTGTAAGGGGTATGTATGAGGTTACGTTTTTTAGGTAAAAAACTGGGTAATCTCATGAAAAATGACCTGCCAATTGGAATAACCGCATACTGTATAAGAAATACTTGAATAGGCACTGTTTCATGCtttgaatactcgcgggtatTCGGACGAACACTTTGAATACTTGCACATTGACAAAACTTATTTACTTCTGATTATtggctagatcttttaggattttataTGTTGTGAATTGAGTCGCGAGAGTATTAATCGattttccaaatggtgggtgtgtcacagtattctaatggtcatatacgcggttatatgccccttgagatattgtgatacacccagccatttgcgacaTGCGTTAATATTCAAATGAGCGTACTCCTTGGCTGATAGATATTCTCGGAACGGTGGGAGTAACTCAGTAATTTCAGGGTCATGCTTCAgaacgcatgccccttgagtaactgagtttctcccagccgtttctAGAGGTATATTGCTTGGCCCAGGATGCGTGACTTATTCGCATCTCTACTAGGATATGGATGGGGTGGTCAGCATTCCCAAGGATGCTGACCATTCTATCAAGTGCGACTCTATAGTtttaatgcgggtgagatcacttattttGCTTTCACACATTCATcgcgctgaaaagatcttctatctttcagatgagcgacctgTCGAATAGTCAACTGCTCGGCTCGGGAGGCCATGCATTCGATGGCGACGAGGACCAGGAGGAAGATAGTTTTCTCCCAGCTTCGATTTCAGAAGAGGAGGTCGCACCTATAGAGCTAGGCCCGATGTCTTCTGCGGACATCGAGAGAATGGTGTAGGAGCTCGCTGAACCTGGGACCATCGATATTCGAGACAGCAAGTCTACGGTGTCGGCCCGCGACTACCTTATTCATTCGAGGCATTCTCCTgacgtcgaggtcgaggagatggacgacGACTGGACGGCCCCAGCTCGCGAATCAGGCAAGGATGAAGAAGAGGCTGAAGGGAGCGGGACAGACTCGGTCGATGACGCCCAGCTGAACGAGCCTTTCTCGTGCGAGGATTTGGTTTTGAGAGTTACCAAATCAGACTTTACTACCTTTACGAGGCTAAACCTGCTGCGACTTGCATTTTTGCGACCTAAACCGACCCAGAGGGCGCACCTTCCTTTTACCAATCCTGCGAttattcccacagaggatgtggtaatctcaatacccattctccgATGTGGGGTATCAGTCCCTTTCCATCCCTTCATCGCGGGCATCCTTAAACGATATGATGTGTCACCTTTCCAACTAACTCCCAATAGTTATCGCACTACCCTGGCCTTTTACGCGATGTATATGGAGTACGTTCATAGGGCTccctcagtagaagagttcagctacTTCTACGATATAAAAAGCGTAGGCCTTCATAACGGTttctactgctttagcaaatgggcgacttctgaaattaaTGGGGTAGAAGGAATGGTGTCGAATATGGGAGACTGGAAATCAAAATGGTTCTACATCTTCAAAGTCCCAGGGATTAGAACTGAttttaatcgcagacctagtaCGTCGCATGTCTTCTacattttctgaattactttgagATCTTATGCTAACTCGCTCTTTTTTGTcttcgcagatagaccagctcgacctgCACTTAACACAACTCGCAAAGAGATAGCTGAAATTCTCGggagccttccggtacaagatcacGACTGGCGATTATTGTGTACGACTGCCAAGCTGTGAGAACACCAGCTAATTCcagagaacgcaagtcttcaaagagAGCCAGTATACAATGAACCATCTGAGAAACAACAAGAGCGGATAGACAAACGCCTCTCCAAGCAAACTTCTCGACCAGTCTCAGGTAACATATCTCATGTAACTAGTGCCTTGAAATTTATTCATACTTATCTTTTATT
This Cannabis sativa cultivar Pink pepper isolate KNU-18-1 chromosome 6, ASM2916894v1, whole genome shotgun sequence DNA region includes the following protein-coding sequences:
- the LOC133039180 gene encoding ubiquitin-like-specific protease 1A, producing the protein MNEVLEIPETSKVQRSLSFNGETEKKDDVGVEEKEGEGTKDKLEEDVDDVESVPSLNLSEDKVVVPTEVVVSDDLFEVMNFWGEDLPAIIKEEVEQTVKDDFDDAAFERFKEFGGKVIGPFTVKKGYSNQQYELFRYIFSSANDPSEVLAHFGKVEVEQRFFKCMKPEIDISNSVIDCFAQIMNFREKKRNSIGTKRTWFMPTRISSKLLGRTMTVERMAKQQEWSTLYYDADLSLCHTMVVPLLDTESALHWFAANVSMDNTIVEIRDSLSSAMHKRSRRSTYVEMLKTLDQLFAPVKPGDLNFSEFLILSSSKDYPQQQNGHDCGMFVMKYKESLFE